The Polypterus senegalus isolate Bchr_013 chromosome 1, ASM1683550v1, whole genome shotgun sequence genomic sequence attattatttagttaATGTTCAACCACCTTTCCATCTTGCATATCAATGCAGTTAGCAAGACCACCACAATATGCTACAATCCAATGCAGTTGTGAAAAAATAAACCAGTAAGAAGTAACTTCAACATCCATGATTTAACTTGGGCAAAAGTGGCTCAATAGTATAGAAGTGCACAATGGCTGATTTGATTAGAGTATCAAGCATGGCATGTCTACTGTGCAGAGGTGTAAAATAGCATTGCATGAATGCAGCACACAGTGCAAATAAAAAGGTGAAGTTCAAAACAGATGACTCAGGAACAGACCAAATCTTTGTACCATCTGACTGCAAACCTCACACCATCAGAGATCCTTTCGATACTGTCTTAGATATACACATCTGCTGATAGTAAAATGAGAGAACATTTGAAAGTGGATATTTCAATAGTATTTTTCAATTTAGTttagtaaaaatatttataaaacagaaaatagtcCAAGTTACATTAACTTCACAAAAGTTATATTAAGATACTTGTgcataagaaataaataatcttATTAGACTAAAGGCACACAAGTATGTTTCTCTGCAAATTGTTTTCTTTCTGAATAGTCcatattaaagaattaaaaatatttggtttCCACTCTCGAATTCACATCTTCAATGAAAATCTGTTTTTGCAGTCTTACTACTCATTACCTGAGCATCAGATGGCCAGTTGAAACACAAATTAAGACAGATTGCTTATACTGATCTTGCAGAATAGATTTCAAGTCAGAAAGACATTCCAGAATGTTCAAAGCACTGCCTGAAGTCTGCAGGGATACTAAAAAGAGAACAAACCTGAAAAATGCAAGAATTCTATCTTTAATTACATATATCAATTCACAACACCCATCACACACATACCTCACACCTTATTAgattacagaaataaatgattttttgtgaaaaaaaaaaaaaaatatatatatatatcaaaatttgTTACACACTTGTTAAGCAGAAGTAAGAAAAAGAGATACAATTGACCAATGGGTTCACTTATgctatagggtaaataatacaaaaatgctaAATTATTCCTAACCTAGATAAAATATCCATATCTTAAGTATTACCTGAACAATTTTGCAATATTTTCCTGCAGTCAAAATAAGGAGGAAATATCTGCAAAATTTTCTGTAATTAATTTGGAATGTCCCGTTTACTACTGCAGTATTACAAACTAATTGCCTTTCTGTTGCATGCTCAGTTGacctttaaaaatgaagttataCTGTGCTATGCATTTTAAACAATAATATAGTCAGAAATGTGTGCATGTTGGGTTTTACAATTTCAGTCAATTACAAAACTGTGAGGTGTGTTCACACGGGTTTGATGTGGTCTTATGATGAATTGgcaggtttgtgtgtgtgtgtgtgtgctaagcGGGAGCTGATAACGACCACTCACACTAAAGtaaaatgcatataatgcaaCTTTCATCAATAAGGAACAAggattttttgttcttgtttgacAGAAAGGGGGTTGGGGGGTTGTCAACAGAGATTGTAACTGTTGAACTCACCCTACCTGCAAAGACTTCAAACAGGCACGGGCTCCATCAGACAGCACAATATTGGCAgtcagaaaaagtgaaaacagtgctggaaagtcatcacgcAGTCATCTAATAACTCTGTGatctagtcatgtaatctgacactCAAGTGGCAGAATCAGCAACCACAGTCGTCAAGTTTGACATGCCCTCTGATTAAAAGTTCTGTAATGTGATATATGGTAAcaattttacaattaaattacTAGCAAAGAAAAAATTTTCTGGGTAGCTCTGGCGAGAAAACTTAAACATTCCTATTTCATTTGATATCATAAAGAGTTTCTTATtacaaactgtattttatttttagtttggaGATTTTTACCCAACAAACACAAAGACTTACCAGAATGAAGGTTTGGTgctactgaataaaaataatctcTTAAGTTAGGGTTACTTCTTACATCCCTATTTAGAATTTGCACACGGCCTTGTACTAGTCAAAAACTTTTTTACACTACAGTCAAAATGATAAAATCAAAAACACTGTTATTTCGTACCCAAACGGCTccctatatattaataaatacagatattattatgtattaattttccaaatagtttgcttaaattacattttaacaaagtgttaccaaaatgcctaatttattttttgtctgctatttcaccaaaatatattaaaatgcaataatctgaaatatacattttgtaGTAAATTTCTTCACTAACAAAGCACTGTCCTTAAACATTCCAGATGGGTAATCACATTCAATAGCAATTAGGGAAGGAAGGACCAAATTCTGAACAAATACTGTAAGAGAATATCAAAACAAATAAGATCAAAGTAATCTATttcattagatttttttatataaagaaaacacaatgtCATAATAATCATCtgatgtaatgaaaacaaatttatCATACAATCCTAATGTGGAAAGTACATTAAGAactgtttcaatttttttagtAACTAGAAGATACTTATACCTGTCGGAACTTGGACCGGACTTTGTCAAGGTCATCTTGTAGTGTTGTGCTAGCTGGGTCACTGTGTGAAAAATTCTGAATCATTCCAATAAGTGTTTCTAAGGTCTTCAGTCTTTTTCTAGGGCATATTAAAGTTCACTATTAGCAAAAATGCACCCATATACTATACAATACATTAGAAAATTAAACACATTCTCATTTATATAAATAGAAATTTATACATAACCCACCcacaatacagtgcatccggaaagtattcacagcgcatcacttcttccacattttgttatgttacagccttattccaaaatggattgaattcatttttttcctcagaattctacacacaacaccccataatgacaacatgaaaaaagtttacttgaggtttttgcaaatttattaaaaataaaattgagaaagcacatgtatataagtattcacagcctttgccatgaagctcaaaattgagctcaggtgcatcctgtttacactgctcatccttgagatgtttctgcagcttaattggagtccacctgtggtaaattcagttgattggacataatttggaaaggcacacacctgtctatataaggtcccacagttgacagttcatatcagagcacaaaccaagcatgaagtcaaaggaattgtctgtagacctctgacacaggattgtctcaagacacaaatctgggtaaggttacagaaacatttctgctggtttgaaggtcccaatgagcacagtggcctccatcatccgtaagtggaagaagttcgaaaccaccaggactcttcctagagttggccggccatctaaactgagcgatcgggggagaagggccttagtcagggagatgaccaagaacctgatggtcactctatcagagctccagaggtcctctgtgaagagaggagaaccttccagaaggacaaccatctctgcagcaatccaccaatctggcctgtatggtacagtggccagcccacctggagtttgccaaaaggcacctgaaggactctcagaccatgagaaacaaaattctctggtctgatgagacaaagattgaactctttggtgtgaatgcaaggcgtcacgtttggaggaaaccaggcaccgctcatcaccaggccaataccatccctacagtgaagcatgggggtggcagcatcatactgtggggatgtttttcagcggcaggaactgggagactagtcaggataaagggaaagatgactgcagcaatgtacagagacatcctggatgaaaacctgctccaaagtgcTCTTGACCCCAGACTGGGgcggcggttcatctttcagcaggacaatgaccctaagcacacagccaagatatcaaaggagtggcttcaggacaactctgtgaatgtccttgagtggcccagccagagcccagacttgaatctgattgaacatctctggagagatcttagaatggctgtgcaccaatgccTCCCATccatgatggagcttgagaggtgatgcaaagaggaatgggtgaaattggccaaggataggtgtgccaagcttgtggcatcatattcaaaaagacttgaggctgtaattgctgccaaaggtgcatcaacaaagtattgagcaaaggctgtgaatacttatgtacatgtgatttctcagtttttttatttttaataaattagcaaaaacctcaagtaaacttttttcacgttgtcattatggggtgttgtgtgtagaattctgaagaaaaaattaatgcaatccattttggaataaggctgtaacataacaaaatgtggaaaaagtgatgtgctgtgaatactttccagatgcactgtatatactcaGACCCTTCAgccatacaataattcatttaGCAAGATGTTAAAACTGCAGCAAATTATAAGTGAAAAAGTATACATTGAATATCTATTTCAACAGAtatgcaaaaattttaaaataataatccgTTAAACCTAAGTGTGCTTTATTCAGACCTCTTCTATCTTCATCTAGACAAGGAAACATTCAACTAATTATTCATCCCACTATCCAACACACATATCCAATTCAGTGTAGCATGAACCTGGTGCCTACCTTGGCAGCATTAGTTGAAAACAAGTTAACAATCTAAGACAGGGTATTTACCTATTTGATATAAAATTTTAACTAAAAAGtatcttttttattaaaacacttaactaaacatttgcaatttaaataaataagtaacactTTGTTCACCTACCCAGCTTTTACATCAGTGCTGTTCTGAAGAAGACATTTCCAGGTAAATGCAAAACCATAGTAAAATGCCACCtgtttaaaaaggaaaagcacacttttaaataccgaaataaacagaaatgcatgATCATTCAATGGGTATTTGAAAACTGCTATTGGTGCATCAGATTTTTCTGAGatgacaaaataaatgaagttattatTACTTAACTGGTAATTTGTCTCAATCATCAACAATTGATGAAACAAAGTGGTCTGTGGTACACTGTCATATTGCTGAAATTTAGTTCTTACATAATTCAGCAACTGGAGTGAAAGAATGACTAAACTAACAAACATATTAAAAGGAAAGATTTACTAGAATACAAAAATGCACCAGTTTTTCCTTACTAAAAATATACAATCACGAATGACAGTGTAAAACAAACATCGTTCTGATGAACCTGCCGTTTCCATTATTGTGTTGCAAGGAGCAAACACCTCTAAAAAATACAAACGTTCAAAAATGTTCTGATGTACATATGTCTAAGGCTTTACAACACAATACCACAGCTGCATAATCTCTCTTTTAATACAAAGCTTACCTCAGATGCAATTTTTCCACCATGAACTGCCCCGTGGCATCTCCCTTCAATGATTCCAATTCTTTCACCTTCCTCAAAACCTTCCATGTAGCCCTCCCCACGGAATCTAAACAATAAAAGGGGTTCTTGAAATTTTTAAGATACATTACAGTTAAAAATATCAAACAATCCCAAatcacaaaatggaaaacaaaattttGGATGCAATTCAgttagaattacaattactttTACTGAATCAACACAGTTTTGAAGGCATCTTTGACACTAGCaagtcatttaaaacacacattaaaaaaaaaaatctatctaaaacatgtttttccatcttaaaaatattggaaaattaagGCCTTTCTAAATATGCATGATATTGGAAAATAAATTCatgaatttatttctaataggacAGACACATGTGTTATTCAAtttctgttcaaatattttttttatgcagccttcagttaattcaaaatggtgctgcaataaatattacaagaaccagaaaatacaaaaacacaacttGTTCTGAAGTCCTTGCGCATTCAACCCAGTTAAGCTTAGAGCAGAtctcaaaatcctccttttcacACATAatgccttaaatggccaaggttctGCTTACAAATCCATTACATACAAACCAGAGCATATACAAactgagatctcaagatgtcagCCTATTTAaggttccaaggattaataaaataacaccgTGAGGTCAAGTTTTTGGTTGCAGGGCCATGAAGCTATTGAATGATCTgactgctaatataagagatgccagATCTCTAGGATGAAAACTCAGTACATTTGTCTAGCATACCCTGCCGATTATCAGTATGttctgcatctctgtttgttagtcatttgtacagaaatgttaagtaatacAATATCTATGAACCATTACTAACCTACCTCTACTCTGCTTCTCTTGTTAGTATCTGGATATGGCACCTGGTGCCACTGCTTTGCTGTTAAgctgctctcctgcatatggaaaagtcatctcaggtaAAGGTGCATTGAGATCACTGAATGAAAAGATTCTCTCCTCAATTTGAGCGGCCAGCAGACTGAACTATACAATGCCCAGGACAGGGTAGGCAGCTAACTGGCCGAGGTCCCAGGACTGTCACCATGTCTGACTTggtttttgattttctctttaacAATATTAATACCCTCCACTGTTATCTGGttatagttcaacaattaattaatggacagatattcttggtttccatttatgcttAATCAGATTCTAATTTGTTTCTTTGTGTTATAACAAATCAGCATTTTCATAAGTAATAATTGCATATTTAATAATTAGGATAATCTATGCTTGCATCTTGCCTAAGAATATGTTCACAGAGTTCTGCACCTGCATTCAGTGAAAAACActataaaaaataagttgtattatacagtatacttaaCCACAACAGATATCACTGTGAACTAAACCATCAGCTTAAACCTGCTCCTAGGATTATTGAAAGACTGGCATATGAGAATAACACAATCTGAATACATTCCAGACCAGGAACTTGAAACATTAAGTAGTGACTAGTTACTTGTGACACTGCTTTGAAGTGATACACCCAAAATTCTACAGCAAGTTTACTTAATCTCCTGATACACATTTTTCAACAGTACCCAAAATGACACATAAAGGGTTAACGGATCATTctaaaccagtggttcccaaactcggtcctggagaccccctgtggctgcaggtttttgttccaaccaaattcacaattagtcttaataataacaactgatctgATTTAATCAGCTAGTCTTCTTTTCACTTCTCTTACTCTACTTTCAGAATAGcacagcagtatggtttttacatttacagcACACGTAGAAATGTATTTACACTAAATGTATAAATGCTTAATTGTCCTTTACCGTTTTCCTATTACTTCCCCTTTCTCTGTGTAAATTGTTCTCTTTATTTAACCCTAATAATGACAACAACCAACAAGCAAAGCAGACACTGGGATGAAGTTAGCTGCAACTACTTCAGAGTCACATACaccaattagtaaataatcaattaaataaccagaatacCTGGAAATGCAGAATGTAAATCAAGACGAAAATACtgttaacataaaaaacacatttgcggtgggctggagctctgccgagggtttgtttcctgctttgcaccctgtgttggctgggattggctccagcacacccccgtgaccctgtaattaggttatagcgggttggataatggatggatggataaaaaacacatttcccACATAACGGGTTAGtactttttagtaaaaaaaaatctaccaaacttagatTTGTGATTTTTACATTGCTCCCAGTCACATAAAGTGGGAAATGATTAATCATTTAATGACGTTATGTgtccaatgaaaaacggaagtTGGATGGACCAAAAACTGCAGCCAGGGGGTGGGGTTTCACAGGATCGATTTTAGGGACCACTTTATAGCTGTAAACTATACCAGACTGAATGTGTGGAGAGACAGAAAGGAATCTCGTCCTATCGAGTCTGTTCCCGTCTTGAGTTCGAAAACCGTTAACCTTAACCTAAGTAGTATGACAAACGAAGATACATTCAATCTACTGaactcgtttgtttagctaatttgTCTCAATAGCTCATCCAGGTACTTCTTAAATGTTGGCAGGGCTTTTGCTTCAGGTGTATCAGACATATTGAAGCCCCTCCAATTTCAGGAGGGTACGGAGTTAGTGAGAAAGCGTTTTGCTTACCGAAAATAAGTTGTAGTTCATTTACAGGTATGTAAAActcccaaacaatggtcacaaagccCTCAGCAATACGCCAGACGTGCAGAAAGTCCGTGTTCCACGATCTTCAAGGAGTTTGATATTGTATTTTTCAATAAGAGAATAAACTCCAACATTTCTCTAACTTAAAACTGAATCAACGGATCCAACTGTATTTACTGGATTCATCCTCTTTGCAGTGAAATTTTAAACCAGCACGATGGCTGATTTCACAACTCGCGGTGTGGTCAGGATATATTAACTTAGAATTCAAATTTCCAGATTTCCACACCCGCataaaacaaaacttttcaaacgAGTGAAGTACGATTGCAACGATTTAACTAGCAAATTAGTATCTAACTACAGCCTTGTCGAAATTAAATATTTCGAAAGCATTATGAGGAgcagaaaaaataattatcaGGTGAAGTACTTTAAAAATGAGATACTACAAGTTACACTGCACGGTTCAACGCTGTGTTACAGTTTTGCGAAACTGTTAAAACATATGTCAGCTGACGCCACTTACCTGTCATCGGCCATCAAAATGCTGTCGAACAAATCATCGCGTCTGTTTGGACCAGCCATGTCCAAAGCAACACTGTAAActgtaataattacatttattggtAACACAACTCTACCAACTAAGATAATTTCTCTTCCGGCTTTGAGGACAGTCACGTGCCGCCAAACAACTACAACTTCCTGGCCGCGCTTTGCACTGTGGGAAGACATAGCGGCAGTCTCTTAAAGATACAGAGTGCTTACTGTTTGCGCTCTATTGGTTTTATGTAGAAAACAATTTGCTGAAAATTAAACAGTGATCGACTGCACCAATGTAGATAATCAGCGCTAAGACAAAATGAAATACGTGGTTTAAAGTACCTCAAAGTGAAGCAAACATAAAGGAACCTCATATTAAATAGAGTgtttataagaattacttatgaacgtTTTGTAtatccatagcagtagagtgttgtaccgtgttagccatagaagtgatacaggagaaagtagggtgaaattaaACCTTTCATTGGCTAGACAATAAACGGTGTAATTTCACCctattagccaataaaaggtgtcatttcaccctactttctcctttaTGAACGTTTTGAAATCACATTTTTTCGCTGACTTACCGGTACCCCGCTACATTAGTGAGGTGAAAAGCAATTCATTTTAGTGATTCGATTCATTTCATTGAGTTCACCAAAATGATTCGAATCTCAGAATCACTGATTtgttcacttcaaaaacaacaagctaTATTCTAGTTTAAACTGTAGAATAGTATCATAACTGTCTAACAACTTTACCTACCAAACCATACAAACTACATAAAATGCAAGCTACAAAATGAGTAATTCAcacataataatagtaatataataataataataatctttattgaatctgacaataaataaaatttcaatattaaaaaaGTCATACAAATACAACCTTAGAATAGTGCACACATCACGATAAAACTGTGAGAACATAgaaatatgactaaataaaattattttagttttaatctcccacaatttacttttttttatcccATCCTTTCTGATGCAATCTGCCATACATATATCATCAGTGAACTGAACTGTGATTCAGTGTATTGCAAGTCACTCGTCTGCAATTTGTTGCTCAGTTCAGTACATGAACTGATTCTTTTGGTTAACTAGTTCAGTGTACTGTACTGTGAGTACCTTGTCTGTAGTTCATGAACCAACTTGCAATGGTTCTCCAATTCAGTAGGGGGCATGCTggttcagtcaatcagtcagtgtacTGAGATGGTCATATTCACTCAGTCAGAGTGAACCGATCAAtgggaggtgcttggtgtcaTCTATGAAGTCGGTCATTGGCTAGTTGTCATCATGACTGTTTTACTGAAACAGTTTACTGATAGGCTATGTCCCAAAAACAGCagccatttaagtgaagttaagatGATAGCTCTAGACTGTCGctaaatgcaatataaaatgtgGCATGCAATATGCATGCCTCgaaaagatttgttctttaatGTCAGTGAACCAGTACGTTCGTTCATAGACCAAGGCAAGTACAAAAGAACAAGTTCGTTCATTCACTACATATCAATACCACATATAATATAACGTTCGACTTGTCTTAATGCCGAGATTTTTGGGGTTATCTCTATTTTTATCCCTCTAGAACCAAAACAACCTAATTCTTAGGTAATTTTTAGACCACATTTTGTGCTGGAAATTACACCCCTATAATAAAGATTAAAACAATAGGTGTCTTCTGCAAAAATGACTAGAAGAATTTGATTGTGCATGTCACATCAAGAGACCCGAGGAGCTCACCTGaccctaatgggatacaaggggtcaaaaTTACTTCTTTTCATAAGACTTTGAAACACTGGGGACTGATAATGTAGGCATGTGCAGTATAGTTTTATGCTATTTAGATGTTGCTGATCACAaacatgataatatttttgatatttgattctttaccggtggtcatAGACCCCTCAGAAGCCACTCTCAtaacattaaaaattacaaatttcaaatataagcatgTGGCATATCATTtttgactatttcaaggtcagtgattatgaatatgatgttatttttgattttttgatcccTTACTAGggtgaaaaatacaaatttatattaaaattaagaatatctagacttttaaatatgtaaattgaagcacacacattttaatatttcacatcCTGTAtatgacacaactattcttgtttaataTGTACTTATATCTCATGATTTAATCGGTGAATTTGTTATGAGCATGCCAAATTATGGTGGCTTACTttaattcagttttcttttaatatttacagatcAAATAAATACTGCACTTTTAACATTATGAGTagcaatatatccatccatccatctattttccaacccgctgaatccgaacacagggtcacggggagcaATATATTGCAGTGGTTATTAATAATCTTCAACACAAAACATGTAAGTtctttccttctgttttttttttttttttcatttcatgcacATGAACTCTGGCAGACTAAAAACAATTAATCTAGTTGTAGTGATAATTGGCTGCACAGTTTGAATCAGACTTCCCTGTCCTCCGCAAGGGAGTTTGGCTTCTAATGAAGAATTCCAAGGTGCTGCCAGGCCACATGAAAGACATCATGGGACTGGCCATGAGGCTACTGCCAGTAGGTCTTGCCTGGTATATCTTTTGTGGGAGGCATCCTGAATACATGTGGAAATCACCTGGGGTCAGATTCACAAATCTTGCATATGCATAAAAAGAGGCCCAAAATGTGTATATGCAACATTCCACACAAAAGTATAAAAAGGTATAAAAGAAATTTTGACAGGAGTGTTCACATAAAAACCCACAGATTAcgcacaaaaatatgtaatatatggCCTATTTGACCCCTCATGGTAAACCACTTGTTACTgagtgtcttcttcttcttctttcggctgctcccattaggggtcgccaaagcggatcatcttctttcatatctttctgtcctctgcatcttgttcgggtaaatacccatcacctgcatatcctctctcaccacatccataaaccttctcttagaccttcctcttttccccttctctggcagctctattattagcatccttcacccaatattcccagcatctcccctctgcacatgtccaaaccaatgcaatcctgcctctctgactttgtctcccaactgtccaacttgaactgaccctctaatgtcctcatttctaatcctgttcatccttgtcatgcccaaagcaaatcttagcatctttaactctgatacctccagctctgtctcctgctttctggtcagtgccaccgtctccaacccatataacatagctggtctcactagcatcctgtagaccttccctttcactcttgctgatacccgtatGTCACAAATtacccctgacactcttctccacccattccaccctgcctgcattctctttttcacctctcttccacaatcctaattactctgtactgttaatcccaagtatttaaactcatccaccttcaccagctctactccctgcatcctcaacattccactgacccccctctcatttacacacatgtagatagatagatagatagatagatagatagatagatagatagatagatagatagatagatattctgtcttgttcctactgaccttcattcttcttctctgtagagcatatctccaactctccagggtctcctcgacctgctccatactccgctacagatcacaatgtcatcagcaaacattatagtccacagggcctcctgtctaatctcgtctgtcaacctgtccttcaccattgcaaataaaaaagggctcagagccgatccctgatgtaatcccacctccaacttgaatgcatccgtcacttctaccgcagacctcaccactgtcacacttccctcgtacatatcctgtacaactcttacgtacttctttgccactcctgacttcctcatacaataccacagctcctctcgaggcaccctgccaTATCCGTAATCAGGAAAAAATTACTTCAGTTTTCCTAAGGAGCATTAAGATTGGACCGTAGAGCAATAGAATAAGGGAATGTAGTTTGATGAGACCAGATTTACCCAGTTTCAGAGTGATGTGCTCATCAGAGTAAGAAGAGAGGCAGATACAGCATTGGATCCAACATGCATAGTATCCAGTGCACAGGTCTGTGGAGGCAGCGTTCTGATCAAGGGCTGTGCTAATTGGTCTGATTGATGTTATGCAGCACGTTATGCAGCAATACAACAAAGTTAGCTGAACTGACTGAATGAGCTTATTCCAGGATGACAATGCTAAGATTCATTGggctcaaattgtgaaagagtgATTCTGGGAGTATGAAGAATCATTTTTACACATGCATGGGCCAccacaaagtcctgaccttaacctCACTAGAAGTCTTTTGGATATGGTGGAAAAGACTTTACAGAGGGGTTAATGTTAAGATATTGCATAAGCATTGAACCAATGCCATGACAACTTCTAAAGTTGgtttaatgaaatattaaagtgtgtgacattttctttttggcCAAGTAGTGTAGTTTAAGTGAGGTCAAAAGCAGAACAGagctgtatatatttaaaattaggtaaaaaaatatctgtacactggaaaaatagaaaataaattggCTGTATAGCACTTCAGAGTAAGGCTGTACAGCTGGAAAATTCTgtctctgaattttttttctattattttcagcatggaaatacttttccttatttatttatgtatgtaattatttatttaagtacaCACCTAGATTAACTCTagatgatgcatatttttagttaaaaaatacCACTTTACTAACTTTAGTTAGTAATACCACTTATTCATTGTCAAACAAAAAAGGCTACAGCAT encodes the following:
- the lto1 gene encoding protein LTO1 homolog isoform X2, producing MSSHSAKRGQEVVVVWRHVTVLKAGREIILVGRVVLPINVIITVYSVALDMAGPNRRDDLFDSILMADDRFRGEGYMEGFEEGERIGIIEGRCHGAVHGGKIASEVAFYYGFAFTWKCLLQNSTDVKAGKRLKTLETLIGMIQNFSHSDPASTTLQDDLDKVRSKFRQQMCISKTVSKGSLMV
- the lto1 gene encoding protein LTO1 homolog isoform X3 yields the protein MSSHSAKRGQEVVVVWRHVTVLKAGREIILVGRVVLPINVIITVYSVALDMAGPNRRDDLFDSILMADDRFRGEGYMEGFEEGERIGIIEGRCHGAVHGGKIASEVAFYYGFAFTWKCLLQNSTDVKAGKRLKTLETLIGMIQNFSHSDPASTTLQDDLDKVRSKFRQMCISKTVSKGSLMV
- the lto1 gene encoding protein LTO1 homolog isoform X1; protein product: MSSHSAKRGQEVVVVWRHVTVLKAGREIILVGRVVLPINVIITVYSVALDMAGPNRRDDLFDSILMADDRFRGEGYMEGFEEGERIGIIEGRCHGAVHGGKIASEVAFYYGFAFTWKCLLQNSTDVKAGKRLKTLETLIGMIQNFSHSDPASTTLQDDLDKVRSKFRQVCSLFSIPADFRQCFEHSGMSF